Within the Musa acuminata AAA Group cultivar baxijiao chromosome BXJ2-9, Cavendish_Baxijiao_AAA, whole genome shotgun sequence genome, the region ATATAACGAGGAGATAACTGATCTTTTGGCCCCAGATGAATCAAAATTCTCTGATGACAAGTCCAAAAAGCCTATAGCTCTCATGGAAGATGGGAAGGGTGGTGTCTTTGTGAGAGGACTGGAAGAAGAGGTAGTCTATACTGCTGGTGAAATCTACAAAATCTTGGACAAAGGGTCTGCAAAGAGGCGTACTGCAGAGACTTTACTCAACAAGCAAAGTAGCAGATCCCACTCCATTTTTTCGATTACAATTCACATTAAGGAGTGTACCCCTGAGGGAGAAGAGATGATCAAATGTGGAAAGCTTAACCTCGTGGATCTTGCTGGATCAGAGAATATATCAAGATCTGGTGCTAGAGATGTGAGTAAATGATTAATGTTTCATGTAGTGGTAGTAGTAAATGTCAGTTGGTATTTATCAGAAGACATGACTACTAATCGAACTTAATACTTGTAAATTATTTTTCTCAATATTCTTCTCTGATATCCATTAAGATCTTTTGGATGACTGTTTGAATATTTATAATTGTAGGGAAGAGCAAGAGAAGCTGGGGAGATAAATAAGAGTTTGCTCACACTTGGGCGTGTTATTAATACGCTTGTCGAGCATTCTGGCCATATTCCATATAGGTACTCCTGAGAACTCTCATCGGGTGTTGTATTCCTTTCTATAATGTTTTGCTGAATGTTGACTTTTATGGTTTCAGAGACAGCAAATTGACAAGGTTACTAAGGGACTCCTTGGGTGGGAAGACTAAAACGTGTATTATTGCCACCATATCGCCTTCCATCCTCTGTTTGGAAGAGACCCTGAGCACCTTAGATTATGCACATCGTGCAAAGAATATAAAGAATAAGCCAGAGGTCATCAACAGTATTCATTGCCTTATTGCTAAATCAAATTATCTTCACATAGACTGAGCAAGTGTTCTTTATTATATTTACAGGTCAATCAAAAAATGATGAAATCTGCAATGATCAAGGATCTATATTCAGAAATTGACCGTCTTAAACAAGGTAATTATTTGTGTTTCTTTCTGTCATTTTGTGTAATATTACATAGCTGTGCAAATTTGACTCCTCAACTTTGAGTAACATATTGGCATtgtcaaataaaaattaaaataaactgGTAAAATGCATAATATGTGGTGTTGTCCAGAAAGTAGTTTTCAGATGTGTTACCTCAGTTGCTATTATCAATTGCAGAGGTATTTGCTGCGAGAGAGAAGAATGGTGTATATATTCCACGTGACAGGTACTTAATTGAAGAAGCTGAGAAGAAGGTCAGTTTGaaattatttaaattgattcCCTCTAAATTTGCATGTGCCTACAACACACAGTTACAGTTTTTTACATACATTTATCCTTCTTACCATTCCCTTTGATTATTTGTCTTCATTCAGGCCATGACTGAGAAAATTGAAAAATTGGAACTTGATTTGGATACAAAGGATAAGGTGTGTtggttaacttaataatatggtacCCTATTGTTTCCATAGAGGTCTGAATTATGGTATTGTGTGTTTTGAGCAGCAACTAGTGGGGCTTCAAGATCTTTACAATTCTCAAAAACAGCTTAATGCAGATTTAAGTGACAAACTAGAGAAAACGCTGGCAAGTTTCTCTCTTTCTCATACATTGACAGGCATATCTCAAATTTTTTCCTGGAAAGAGATCAATGGtagtatgaatttgctgcagaaaAAACTGGTGGAAACTGAGCATGCTTTCCTCGACGTAGAAGAAAGATACAGACAAGCCAAATCTACAATAAAAGAGAAGGAATTTTTTATATCTAGCCTCCTCAAGTCAGGTGAGATAAATCATGTTTTCTTCTTGGGCTTTTGTATGTGGATGATTATGCGCTATTTTGAATTTCAATATTATCATCATGCTCTATTTGTTGTTTGTCTTAGCATGATGGTCATGTGACATGATGTAAATTAGCCATGTTCACATAATTCTAGGCCTGATCTGGAAATTTGAACATTGCCGGATCTGGAAACCACATTTTCGTTTCAGGTTATTTTGTTTTACAGTGTAGTGTTTTAATATATTTGTTTGGAAATGTTTCTAACAGAGAAGGCACTAATCGAGCATGCTTATGAGCTTAGATCAGAGTTAGAAAATGCAGCTGCAGATGTTTCTGGCTTGTTTTCTAAAATAGGTtgttactttctccttttccttttcctttcaagTTCCTGGTCTTCTAGGTGCCATGGATATACTTTGATTTGTAAGACATAATGCCAATTATGAATGATATGACTTTCAAATTTGGTTTACAGAACGTAAAAATAAAATCGAGGAAGGAAACAGGATACTTGTCCAAAAGTTCCAGTCTCAATTAAATCAACAGATGGACATCTTGCATAAAAGTGTTGTAGCTTCAGTGATGCAACAGGAGACCCAGTTGAAAGAAATGGAAGAGGACATGCAATCATTTGTTTCCACAAAGTCCAAGGTATAATCATACTAGATAACATTTTTACtattcttttttatcaattttccTTTTATCAAAATATCTCAGATCAATTGTGTTCGTGCACCACACATTCAAGCAATATTCTTTCTTAACATGTTTCATTAACAGGCCACTGAAGAACTTAAAGTGCATGTTGAAAGGCTCAAAGCTATGTATGGTTCAGGGATCAGAGCTTTGGATGATTTAGCTGGTGAGCTTGACAAGAATTCAGAATATACTTTTGGAAGATTAAATTCGCAGGTGTTAAATCACTCGTCTTCCCTTGAAGATGTAAGTAAATTATTTTTGTGGCTATGTAAACTTTCTGAAATATATCTCACAAAAGTTCTAATATGTATACATACTTTTATGTTCATGTAGTGCTTCAAAGGAATGGCTCTGGAGGCTGATCAGCTTCTAAATGAACTTCAAGAAAGTCTGTCTAAACAAGAGGATAAGTTAGCTGcttttgcacagcagcaacgtgaGGTAGGTCTCCATCAGAAGTATGGAAATTGACAAATGCTTTGTGCTCAGTTATACTGGAGAATAATAATGGTTTTCTTCTTTTGAACAACAGGGACATCTTAGAGTTGTTGAATCGACAAGGTCCATATCTAAGATTACCTCTAATTTTTTCCAAACTCTGGATATTCATGCATCTAAATTAACCAAGATCTTGGAAGAATCACAAAACATACAAGACCAACAACTCCATGATCTTGAGAAGAAGTTTGAGGTAACTCTACTTTAATTGGGTGAAAGTAGTCAATAGTGCTGAATTCATCTTATATGCCATCTTCTTGATCCATTGCCTATTCCTGTAGGAATGTGCTGCTAATGAAGAAAAGCAAATACTGGAAAAAGTGGCAGCAATGTTAGCTGGTTCAAGTGCTAGGAAGAAGAATCTGGTAATGGGAACTTCTTTTAATGGAAACGAAGTACATATTTCTCTTGTTTTTTCAGACTTGCAAGCTTAGATATTCTTTGAAAGAGATAATTTCTTTATGATATGTCGGTGCTATTTACAAGGATCGAATATGCATGAGATGCGAATCTTCAAGATTTATATAATGTCTCACTGGAGTTTGCTTTTGTTTCACGTAATAGAATTTTGATAtcttttgctcttttgatatagtaTTTCTGTTGTATCTGTAAGCTATTTTCTTGTATCTTCCTTTTAGCTGAGTCGCTGAAGGAGAATTGAGGGAGAAAAACTCTGTTGATGATCTTTGTATATGTATGTTAATGCTTCAAATAGAGACTAATTTCTGTTTTTAACAGTTCTTTCTTGGGTGCACTCTTAAAGTAGCAAGTGATGTCATTGTTTATATTAAGAGTTGAGGGACTCCATGCATGTTATTACTAGTCCTATTAGGAGAATCCTAACTGTTCAAACAGATCATCAACAAATCCTTTGATGCTAATACTGGAGTAGCGATGGAACTATGGCACAAAGAATGTAACTGCTTCCTAGAAAGATGTAATTGCTCAACTTGTACAGCATTAGCTTTTAGGAGATTCCTATAtaccatgatgatattgtttaagaTGCTAATAAGGTTTCATCGTATTTTATCGACCATAGACTGTTGTCACCTTGTGGTATCACTCTAAGATAGGAAGCATCTATTGGCGATGACTTTGAACCAAGGTTCGCTGCAGTATGTATTGGTCCAATGGGggaccggtatgggtggtaccgaTCGGTCCGTACACTAGTACGTACTGATAAGAATCATGCTTTGAACTGTAAAATTTCCTCCAACATAAGGCTATTAATTGTGTATTCTGTGTTCAGCATGTTTCCACTGTTCAGAATTCTGTTCACAAATGTATGTCATTTATTTGTTTGTTATAGGATCAGAACATAGATGCTAGCAGTAGTTTGACGTCTGTGCCTGCTTTTAGGTTCAAACAGCAGTTGATAGTCTCCGAGCTACTGCTGCTGATAGAACAAGTAATCTCCAGAAGGAAATGTCAACCGTTCACGATTTTACTTGCTCTGTGAAAGATCAATGGAAAATATACATGGAAGAAACTGAAAATCACTTTGTCGAGGATACTGCAGCAGTTGAAAGTGGTAAACATGGCCTAGAAGAAGGTGTACGAAATTGGTAAGTCTTAATGGATACAACTAATTGCCATAGAAATTTCTATTTCACATTAAACTGTGTTCTTTTTTTACTGCATTTAGCCTAATTCCGTAATTAAACTTTTGTTAATAATTGGCAGCAAGGCAAAGGTTCGCACAGGTACACAACAATGGAGAGATGCTCAAAACTCCCTGCTAACTCTCAGCAAAGGAAATGTAGCATCAGTAGATTCAATTATCAGGTGATTGAAGCAGATGATTTTATGATCTTATCAGGGAATTATAGTAACTGAAAATTCAAATTGTTATATGACTTTTAATGTATTCATAAACTTGTGTAGGGGTGGATTGGATGCCAACCAGCTTCTGCGTTCTAAATTATCTTCTGCTGTTTCATCGACACTTGAAGATGTTGTCATTTCAAATAAGAATCTTTTATCCTCCATCGACTGTAAGATGTTACTGTGGTTGTTGCCTACCATTCATAATATATGTACGTCCTAGCATCTAAAATCATTTATATCATCAAACTTTTCCAGGTTCACTGAAACTTGACCAAGATGCATGTGAAAACTTTGACTGCTTGCTCATTCCATGCCACGGGGAACTAAGGGAACTGAAGAGTGGTCACTACCACAAAATCGTGGAGATTACAGACAATACGGGGAAATGTCTTGAAGAAGAATATGTGGTAAGAATACATTGATCAAATATATCTATAAATCGAAAGATTTGTTTCAACTTCATGTTCCTCAGCTGACTATTTGGCAAATTGACCAGGTGGATGTACCATCCTGTTCCACCCCAAAGAGACGACCAATCAATCTTCCGAGTGTTGCATCCATCGAAGAACTACGGACCCCAGCTTTCGAAGAGCTATTGAAGTCGTTTGGGGATGTGGTGAAGCAGGCAAATGGTGATGTAAAACATTTCTCTGGGTCATATGAGACCCAGTTACAGTCCTCGAGAGATTCAAGGGTGCCACTGACTGCCATCAATTAAGGCCAAGCTCGGTAGGTAGCTCccagctgatgatgatgatggcatgTACAGGGTAAAGAAAACCTATCACGATTCATTCTTTTTCCAATTAAAGGGTTCCACTACCCAAGCTGTGCTGGTTCTATTTCATTACTATGTACATGCACTTTATCTATCTCATAAGATGCGTTGTGTCAATCATTTCAGGGATATTAGTCATATCCCTGGCAAATATCAGGATGATGTTCTTTCTCCTCAGTTTAGTTGTAATCCACATAGATTTGGCTTTTGCAACCGCGTTGTTTCTATCGATGAGAAATTATCATCAACGTTGTTCCTTTTGGCTGTTTTATTTTCTCTCTTCGTCATAAATCCACCGTATAATTTCCATTACAGTGGCCATCACTCAGGCGCATCACACAGCGCAAGTTGAACAGCTTCATCGCTTACATTAATTCCAAGCAGCATTCTACTTGTTTGTCACGGCGAGCTCCCGAGAGAATGTTGATATAAGATGGCAATGGGGCTCTGACACGGCGCTGCCGTAAACAAACTCAAGCAGCACAGGAGAGCATTTAGTTCCCATCCCTTCCTTTCCCTGTGGCTCCTGCCGTAAACAAACTCAAGCAGCACAGGAGAGCATTTAGTTCCCATCCCTTCCTTTCCCTGTGGCTCCTGCCGTAAACAAACTCAAGCAGCACAGGAGAGCATTTAGTTCCCATCCCTTCCTTTCCCTGTGGCTCCTGCAAACAAACCCACGTCTATCGCTTGCTCGCCCAGCAGATCCTCCACGTCTCCCTTCCTCCATGTCCCTGAAACAAACGTCTCGTCACATGAAACAATGCCGGTTTCGGTGCATTGGTGTATGCAGCGAATCTGGttggagagcgagagagagagagagagagagagagagagagagagatggcgtgAGGGAGAGGAGAATGAGGTGATTTGAGAGACGGTGGATGGGAGACAGGTCATGTCGGCCTTAACTTCCTCTGATGCTGTTGTAGCCCTCTTTCTAGGTAAGGATCCAAGTTGACTTTTGTTCGAGTGAATCCGGTGAGGACGAGACATGGCGTCGGTTCAGCTCCTGCCACGCCGCATCGGCTGCCATGGCTTGTTGCAGACGTGCAAGGAGTGGAGCTCCTCCATGGTCCCCGAGTCCCTACTCTTGGCACAGCACCTTATGGATACAGTAGTCAACGCAAAGACATCCATCCACAGAGGCAGCACTCTGAGCTTCTCTTCTCCATGGAGAAATGTTCTGAAGACAGTCGCTGATACCAGCATCTTGTCACTTAAAAGCCCTCAGAGTTGGCAGGCGTTTCGGACTTCGAGGCGTCGGTGCTGTCCCGCGCAGATTGTTGTCTTTTGTGCTTACTCGATTAGTGGCAGTGTGTGTTACGGAAGAGGGTGAGTGATCGCTTGGAATGTTATGGGTAAAGGCGAGCGATTGgaagcgcggcagcgaacagctTGGGAAGAAGCTGATCTGATCGACAGCAAAAACACCATAGTATCGCATGATGTGACGGTTCTTTAATTTTGAatggtataaataatttttatattataatattttttttttattaatttaattaatcaatttaaactaaattacattatttttttataaaaaaaatattaattcgatcgattcaattgaattaaattaatttattatatatataattatttaaaattataaatatcactACCAAAACACTTCTCTTTATCTACGAAATGGGTAAGAATTGAGGTTATCCGTTTGCAAAAGGTCTGCAAAAATCAGAGTTAAAAGGTGCAGTTCATAATTTCCAAGACAATAAGACTGCGTTCTCAGCACTATGCATAGAAGAGGCCAAGAAAGTGCAAGATTAAAGCAGCAGCTAAAATTGCAGCCAGTGTGGCTTGTTCTAGCAAGATTTGGCCCGTTTGGTTTGTACTCCTCAGGTTGAGTCCATTGATTACTCGAGAGCCTTCTCCATCATCTTGCCAGGCCAAAGTCTCCACCTACATCTCTTTGGTGCGTCGGAAGCTCATGCAATTCATTACTTCTTATTGCCTTCAAACAGAACCAAGCCATAACTGTCTCGCCCATTAAAACCTTCAGCCTGTCTGTGATGCGTGACTACACACGCAGCGACGAAGCTACTTCGTATCAGATGCCGACGAGAggatctctctctgtctctctccttcGTATCAGATTCCTTCGTTATACGTTCATGCCATGAATGCTTACGGTGTCTGCAAACTGGAAAGAGCACTTGTTGGGTGCCATCATCACCTTATAATTTATTGACTTGGTAGACAGAAAAGGCGTGTGCGAAGCTGCGTGTCATTCCCTCTCTTCGATGACTCCTCCACAGACGAGATGTGATAGaccgacatctctctctctctctctctctaaaacaaGTGAATTCCCGGTGAATGAATGCCTGTCATGGGAACCGGGCATCAGCATGACGGTACTTCCTTCTCGTCCTCTTTGCCAATCCCCTAACCTTGCGTAGATAGCCGGACCTCTTTTGTCTCTCTCTCACATGATTCGTCCTCTTTATATATAGCTCCAAACCCAGAGCAGATACCGACACCCGGCAAGAGACAAAGGTAGAAGAGAAAGAGATGCCTCAAGTGCCTTCTACGAGGTGGTGTCCTACGCCAGAGCAGCTGATGATACTGGAGGAGATGTACAGGAGCGGGGTGAGGACCCCAAATGCTTCCCAGATACAGCAAATTACAGCCCGTCTCTCCTACTACGGGAGGATAGAAGGCAAGAATGTGTTCTACTGGTTCCAAAACCACAAGGCTAGAGAGAGGCAGAAGCTCCGGAGGAGGCTTTGTAGCCACTACCAGCTTCTCTACTCGGCCAACTCACTCCCTCATCATCAGTTCTACTGCTCCCAGGAAGCTCCTGTCTTCCCTCTCCCATTCCACCATGCGACTCCGTCTCCCTTCCTTCATCAGGTTTCTAACTCATCCCCCTCGATTCCATCGTAAGACTATCAGTGCTGCTACCATCTTGTGATCATTCCAGGATGCAAACTCGGTCTGCAAGATGGAGGCCGGCGACGCCGAAGAAGCATCGTCAACCAGCGATGCAACCCTCAGGCATGAATCGATGGCGATGGTGGATGCAGCCTGGGCGGTGCCTTCATGCTGTAGGCCTCTCAGGACTCTCGATCTCTTCCCAACCAAGAGCACCGGCCTCAAGGATGAGTGCAGTACCACCTCcaagtcctcatgctcttcaacaACCAACTAAATGGCGCACTCCTCTCTGCATCTCTCGCCTCCTAAGTAGGACTGCTTTACATTCTGTTGCTGCATACTGAGACTGTCATGTAGTTCCTAAAGAAACGAAACCACTTGTGTAGCTCAGTACGTCCTTCCTTCTTCATGGCACTGTTTCCTTTTCCGATCCTTTTCTTTGCCTGTTGAATGCATTATAGCTAGATTCTGAAGCCATTACTGGTTGCAAATAAGTCAGTGAGACATGGCGAAAGAAAGAGAAGGGTGATCTTTAAGCCAAGCTGTGACGTAGACATGAGCTCTTTGGGATTAAGGAGTGCCTTTAATGGCACTGGATTTCTCAGTACTGCATCAAGAAGCTGAGGCAGTTCATGGCATGTTTTGGAAGTCTTTAAGGTCTTTCAAGCTTCCAAAAGGACTCGTTGCGTCATTGCATGAGATTCGCGTTGGTACTGCCTCGTAGGAGCCATTGGATTTGCTACTACCATCGTCCGCAACTGCACGTTTCGCGCGTCAAGATTCGGGTCCCGTTTGGATTTGCTTCTTCCATCGTCCACCACTGCATGTGTCGTGCATCGAGATTCGCGTCCCGTTTGATCCCGCCCGAGGGATATACGTGAGTTGATCCAGGCCCAGTGTAAGGAGGCGGGACGGAGTTAGCGCGACTGCACCGGTCCGGTTCGCGATCTGGCCGTTTTCATCACGGGGCGGATCTGTTTTCGACCGGTTTATTTGGTGGATATCTGGAACTCTCCTGATGGTGGGTCCCGCGTGGACCCGACAGGATCCGCCATAGGCAAGAGAAGAATGAGAGGGTCCCGCAGTACGCGGGCAGGAAAGGCATTGACGCCTCGAAGGAGTCCTCCTCCCCCTCCGCTCCTTCTCACCGCCATTGCCGCGTCCCCTCCGCCTCCCCCGTATCCCTCTCCTCCGCCGTTTTCGATCCGCTTCGCTCCGATCGCTATGCGGAGGCTTCGAGGCTCGATGCGTTGGTCGGCCTCGATTCCTCGCCTTCTCCTGTTCGGTTGCGTCTTGCTCTACTCGATTCCTGGTAAAGTTAAACGGCTGTTTCTTATCTTTTGTTTGGAACCTAGATTTTGATTCACGTTTTCCTCTTGATTCATAAGCTTTCGCAAATCAATTTCGATAAGATCGTCGTCTCCTAGATTTTGTTTACTTTAATGAAATTAGTGGCTAAGCAATTCCTCAAAACCTTTTTGTTTGAGCTGAAACTAAAAGAGGGAGTTGATGCTTTTGTGATTCTGTTGGCTGTATGAAGGGGAAGG harbors:
- the LOC135622472 gene encoding kinesin-like protein KIN-5A, producing the protein MDSSQKKGGFVPVSPSQTPRSTDKHGRDFRSLDGNGNSSSKLDRDKGVNVQVILRCRPLSDDEARLNTPAVITCNEHRREVSAAQNIANKQIDRTFTFDKVFGPTSKQKDLFDQSIAPIVNEVLEGYNCTIFAYGQTGTGKTYTMEGGGRKAKNGEFPSDAGVIPRAVRHIFDILESQCAEYSMKVTFLELYNEEITDLLAPDESKFSDDKSKKPIALMEDGKGGVFVRGLEEEVVYTAGEIYKILDKGSAKRRTAETLLNKQSSRSHSIFSITIHIKECTPEGEEMIKCGKLNLVDLAGSENISRSGARDGRAREAGEINKSLLTLGRVINTLVEHSGHIPYRDSKLTRLLRDSLGGKTKTCIIATISPSILCLEETLSTLDYAHRAKNIKNKPEVNQKMMKSAMIKDLYSEIDRLKQEVFAAREKNGVYIPRDRYLIEEAEKKAMTEKIEKLELDLDTKDKQLVGLQDLYNSQKQLNADLSDKLEKTLKKLVETEHAFLDVEERYRQAKSTIKEKEFFISSLLKSEKALIEHAYELRSELENAAADVSGLFSKIERKNKIEEGNRILVQKFQSQLNQQMDILHKSVVASVMQQETQLKEMEEDMQSFVSTKSKATEELKVHVERLKAMYGSGIRALDDLAGELDKNSEYTFGRLNSQVLNHSSSLEDCFKGMALEADQLLNELQESLSKQEDKLAAFAQQQREGHLRVVESTRSISKITSNFFQTLDIHASKLTKILEESQNIQDQQLHDLEKKFEECAANEEKQILEKVAAMLAGSSARKKNLVQTAVDSLRATAADRTSNLQKEMSTVHDFTCSVKDQWKIYMEETENHFVEDTAAVESGKHGLEEGVRNCKAKVRTGTQQWRDAQNSLLTLSKGNVASVDSIIRGGLDANQLLRSKLSSAVSSTLEDVVISNKNLLSSIDCSLKLDQDACENFDCLLIPCHGELRELKSGHYHKIVEITDNTGKCLEEEYVVDVPSCSTPKRRPINLPSVASIEELRTPAFEELLKSFGDVVKQANGDVKHFSGSYETQLQSSRDSRVPLTAIN
- the LOC135623975 gene encoding WUSCHEL-related homeobox 3-like, producing the protein MPQVPSTRWCPTPEQLMILEEMYRSGVRTPNASQIQQITARLSYYGRIEGKNVFYWFQNHKARERQKLRRRLCSHYQLLYSANSLPHHQFYCSQEAPVFPLPFHHATPSPFLHQDANSVCKMEAGDAEEASSTSDATLRHESMAMVDAAWAVPSCCRPLRTLDLFPTKSTGLKDECSTTSKSSCSSTTN